The sequence ACATGTACACCCATCCCGCCGCTGAATTGCAAAAAACCAGTCTAGCGGGTTTACCGTTTACCGACCGGAGGGGGTGGGATTATCTCCTGCGTCCCGACCAGCCAGGGAGTTGGCAAAATTACAAAAAATTAGGGGATGAATGGTTGCGTTCCCGGGCGTTGGCGATGGGCAATAAACCTTGGTATTTAGGGGAATTGGGTTGGTGCCGACCCCGCAGTGATCAGGATAAACGTCCCTTATCTAACCGTGAATTGCAGGATGACCGGATTACTTTATATCGCCACTGGACAAATTTAGCCTTCTCTTTGGGAGCAAAAGGGGTATTTTTGTGGTTATTAGATGGCTTACAACATCAGGATGAATTTTATGGCATGACCCGGGAGCAAATTCAACAGATATTTCCTGCTTAAAATGTGACCGAGAATCCTGCTATCCTAATTTTAATTGACGGTTTTTTATTAACAGTTTTTTCCCAAGACATCAGCCCTAAATTTAGTTTTGTAACCGCCCCAGGTAGCGAAGTCATGAAATCATCACGCTAAAATATATATAGAACCTTTAAGAAACGTTTCACTATTGTTACCTATGGCAGTGACATCCAGTTGGAAAATCAAGTTGCTTTACGATGGGGATTGCCCCCTGTGTCTGCGGGAAGTGGATTTTTTACGTCGTCGGGATGGGGGACGGGGGTTGATTGCGTTTGTGGATATTGCCGCCCCGGACTACGATGCGACAGCCAACGCCGGGATTGACTTTGTGACAGCCATGCGGGAAATCCATGCCATTACCGCCGACGGGCAGGTGATCCGGGGGGTCGAGGTATTTCGGCAAATTTATGCACTGCTGGGGTTGGGATGGGTGTACCGCTGGACACGTCTGCCGGGCATCAATCGGTTGGTAAATTGGCTATACGGGCTGTGGGCAGAGCGACGGTTGGCATTGACAGGGAGACCAGATGTACTGACACTAGCGGCACAACGCTGTCCTAATGGTCGCTGTGAACGTTCTGCGATTGAGTCTTGAAGGTTCCAATAGTAATTGATAACATGGTGAACTGTGGAGTGATTAAAGAAAAATACTATAGCAATCCTACTTCATTAGTGAACAGAGATTTCCCAGAACCAAGGACGGGGGCGGTGCCCCTGCGACCCCTATTCTATTCTCACTTTAGTTTCTCAGTCATACCAGCTAATTCCTCAAGTCGTTGATGCACGGTTTGACTATCCAACAGGACGGCGGTTCGCTGAATTCCTACTTTTAGGCTGGTGACCGCTCCCAACCGCCAAAGATAAAATCCTGCATTCCAAAGTAGCGCATGGCGCAGGGGTACAGGTTCCCCCCGCAGTACAGCAACCATTTGGGTCATGCCTTCCGTGAGGGAGACATCAGCCCCGCCCAGTCCGTATTCCTGGGGTTTGAGCAGACAACGTCCCTCTGCACCCAACCCGATAATCCCTGTCCGACTTTGGGGGAGGTCACAACTGCCCTCCAAGCCTTTGACCGTGGTAAATGCCGTCACCCCCCGTGCTGTCAGTGCCTCACGCATGATCTGCTCGGTCGGCGGATGCACAAACCCGGCCATGAGGTGATAGGGACCCTGGTAGGGCACCCAGAGCAACTCCAGGGTCGCCAGCGGCGGACGTTTGCCGATTTCCCGGCGGTAGGGAACTAGGGCTTCTGCTTGCGGAAAATGCCGGGGCACATACACAAAACCCAGCCCTACGGTTGCCAAAAACTGATGCACTTGGGACAGGGAATAGGGTCGCCAGTCAA comes from Synechococcus sp. C9 and encodes:
- a CDS encoding DUF393 domain-containing protein gives rise to the protein MAVTSSWKIKLLYDGDCPLCLREVDFLRRRDGGRGLIAFVDIAAPDYDATANAGIDFVTAMREIHAITADGQVIRGVEVFRQIYALLGLGWVYRWTRLPGINRLVNWLYGLWAERRLALTGRPDVLTLAAQRCPNGRCERSAIES
- a CDS encoding anthranilate phosphoribosyltransferase family protein gives rise to the protein MSQEFREFVRKIGSGVHTHQDLTRSEMRRAMTLMLAQEATPAQIGAFLIAHRIKRPTGEELAGMLDAYAEWGPQLPAIETTQPVVVLTQPYDGRDRTLPLSPLTALVLASAGFPVLQHGGERMPTKEGIPLVAVWQALGIDWRPYSLSQVHQFLATVGLGFVYVPRHFPQAEALVPYRREIGKRPPLATLELLWVPYQGPYHLMAGFVHPPTEQIMREALTARGVTAFTTVKGLEGSCDLPQSRTGIIGLGAEGRCLLKPQEYGLGGADVSLTEGMTQMVAVLRGEPVPLRHALLWNAGFYLWRLGAVTSLKVGIQRTAVLLDSQTVHQRLEELAGMTEKLK